caaggCAACGATACAGATATTAGCATATTTTGcgcttcatgtccaaatcatctacAAGTAACTTAATTGCGCTACGCAATCAATTGTAGATACTTTAAGATAATTTGGACATGAAGTCCAAACAATGCTAATAGGTACCATTAACTTGCATTGGAAATGTTAAtttcttagggctgagatcccgctaacgggatcgatatgacaacagccagtgaaagtgcagggcgccaaaatcaaaacaacagaaatcccataattaaaattcctcaaacatagaagtacttcacaccattttaaagttacacttcttgttaatcccaccacagtgtccgatttcaaataggcgtttacggtgaaagcaccacaaacgattatgttaggtcagagccaagtcacagaaaaacacagccatttttccagccaaagagaggagtcacaaaaatcagaaatagagatagaatttatcactaacctttgatgatcttcatcagatgacactcataggacttcatgttacacaatacatgtatgttttgttcgataaacttAATTTTTATATCAAAAaacctcagtatacattggcgcgttatgttcagtagttccaaaaatatccggtgattttgcagagagccacatcaatttacagaaattctcataataaatgttgatgacaatacaagtgttatgcatggaactttaggtacacttctccttaatgcaaccgctgtgtcagatttcaaaagagctttacggaaaaagcaaaccatgtaataatctgagtacggcgctcagagaccaaacaagccaaaaagatatccgccatattgtgcagtcgtcagaagtcagaaataacattataaatattcacttacctttgatgatcttcatcataatgcactcccaggaatcctaatTTTaattttgttagcgcgttttgtaaacaaatccaaactcacgaagcGCATTCACTAGGAGctgttccgttacagtccgtataAACATGtgaaacgatgtatagaatcaatctttaggaagtttttaacataaatcttcaataatgttccaaccggagaattctttTGTCTTCAGAAATTCAATGGAACGTGAGCGAACTCCCACGTGAACGAGCGTCAAGagcttgtggcactctgccagaccactgactcaaagagcccttatgagcccctcctttacagtagaagcctcaaacaagtttctaaagactgtcgacctctagtggaagccttaggaagtgcaacatgaccaatatccctcTGTATCTTCAATAgagaatgagttgaaaaacgaccaacatcagatttcccacttcctggttggattttgtctcaggtttttgcctgccatatgagttctgttatactcacagacatcattcaaacagatttagaaacttcagagtgttttctatccaaatatactaataatatgcatatattagcaaatgggtctgagtagcaggcagtttactctgggcaccttattcatccaagctactcaatactcaaatcaaatcaaatcaaattttatttgtcacatacacatggttagcagatgttaatgcgagtgtagcgaaatgcttgtgcttctagttccgacaatgcagtaataacaagtaatctaactaacaattccaaaactactgtcttgtacacggtgtaaggggataaagaatatgtacataaggatatatgaatgagtgatggtacagagcagcataggcaagatacagtagatggtatcgagtacagtatgtacaaatgagatgagtatgtaaacaaagtggcatagtttaaagtggctagtgatacatgtattacataaggatacagtcgatgatatagagtacagtatatacgtatgcatatgagatgaataatgtagggtaagtaacattatataaggtagcattgcttaaagtggctagtgatatatttacatcatttcccatcaattcccattattaaagtggctggagttgagtcagtgtcagtgtgttggcagcagccactcagtgttagtggtggctgtttaacagtctgatggccttgagatagaagctgtttttcagtctctcggtcccagctttgatgcacctgtactgacctcgccttctggatgatagcggggtgaacaggcagtggctcgggtggttgatgtccttgatgatctttatggccttcctgtgacatcgggtggtgtaggtgtcctggagggcaggtagtttgcccccggtgatgcgttgtgcagacctcactaccctctggagagccttacggttgagggcggtgcagttgccataccaggcggtgatacagcccgccaggatgctctcgattgtgcatctgtagaagtttgaatACTGCCCCCAGacataagaagttttaactatCACTTTAATAATTACATCATTTTTTTGTATGGTAAGTCCTAGCTGGTAACATACTCTTGATTCCTTATCCTATTTTCTCACTGACAGAACTCAAATTTGTCGGTAGACCCTGTGAATGCTGCCAACCTCGGCTACATCTCCTACATTGGTTCATCATTCTCTGTGGTTTTCACCACAGTAACCCTTGTCATGTACACTTGTCTTAGGTAAGTATTCTCTATTCATTGAAAATAAACAGAGTAGGTAAACCATTCACAATGCAGCTACACAATAGTACACATTCACAAACGTATGTGTCAAAAATATTGAGCGATAAAATAGAGGTAAGCAAGAGACCTCACTTCAGCCCTTTAATCTGTACACAGACAAAGGCAGAAATATAGCATAAATGGTATACATTATGTAAACATCTCTGTGGGCCTGAGCCTCTTCTTTTCTGTCCCCATAGGAAGGGGCATTCTGAACAGTCAATATCCATTCATGTGCAGCTGACAGGAGCGCTCCTGTTTCTACACCTCTCCTACCTCTTGAGCGAGTGGTGGGTGTGGCATGAGGCTGATGGGGCTGAGGGACATGTCTGTCTGGCCTTTGGGTTGATACTGCACTGGGCTCTCCTGTCCACCTTCACCTGGCTGGCCATTGAAGGCTTCCATCTCTACATGCTGTTAGTCCGCGTCTTCAACATCTATGTCAGGAAATACCTGCTCAAACTGAGCCTGGTTGGATGGGGTGAGATCACAAGTTCCACTCATAagtatttttttctttctttgacAGTTGAGCGATATTCTACACCATACAATGTATAGTCTAAATGCAGTCCTTGATTCCAGGCATACCCACTGCAACTGTGATGGCCTGTCGTTTCTCAGGAGTCTACGGCATACATAGCTTCTACATGACGGGGGCCAATAACGGCTCATCAACAGACATGTGAGGTTCAATTCACAGTATTTTGCCATAGGAAGCTAATatttaaatatactgtatgtgtagccATGAAAACAAGCAAAGGTTCAAATGGACTCTTGTCTAACTGCAGATGTTGGATAAGCAGTGCAACAGACAGCcctggagtcgtggtcagctacATCACAGTGAGTGGATACCTGGGCCTGGTCTTCCTCTTCAACACAGCCATTCTaagtgtggtggtggtgaagcTGTGGGGGCAGAGAGGGAAGGGTAGGATGTGGAAGGACTGGGCCACGGTCCTGGGGCTCAGCTGTGTGCTAGGAGTACCATGGGGGTTGGCATTCTGCACCTACggccccctttctctccctggaCTGTACCTCTTCAGTATATTCAACTGCTTCCAGGGTCAGTATCCTATCACACACAACCTCTCTAAGGAAAGATATATGATTGACTGCTTTAAATCTGAGTGATCGCTGAGTGATTTGTTGCTTTTCAATCCCTCCAAAATGATTACTACTACAGGTGTCTTCTTGTTCCTGTGGTTTCTTGCCCTTTCACGTAAGGGCCGCCCAGAGCACTCCTCTGTGAAAGACTCTTCCAGTCAAAAGATGATGGAGACAAACTTCAACTGATACTGTGGGACTTGCAACACATTCCAGCATACCTTTTAATAGTGTTTGCAGACCAAGTCCTGAGTATGAAACAGCGGGGAAAGTATAATTCATTTCTTCCTGGTACGGACCTCTTTTCCGGAAAAAAATGTATGGGCCTAAATATAGAATTGCATATAGAATCCCTATCAATTCAATAGCATTTATCTGGGCCTAGTGGTAAAGATTTGACatgaaacatttcaaatgtatgACCTTTTATTATGGCATCAACAAAACATCATCATGATGTTTTAATCAGCTTGTCAAACATCGGCCCCTTTACTAGGCTACCCGAGCAACGTTTATCCACTCACAACATACTTCCAGCCCCCAAACAATggtgaattgagagagacagctgttacacaaaacaccaaaaagtgtcATGACATTTGGCGTTTGTATTTAGGCCAGAATATATGCGTCCACTGCTGTCTGCGTGCGTCTTGGTGTCGGCCACTCATCTCTGCCGTGGCATAATTTCAGTGTTTTTGCATGACATTTTGGAGCATAGGCACCACCTGTTTTCATGTCCATTTGCAAAATGTTCATGCCTCTGCCAAGCGGtaataataaaaaacatttaaaatttCAATTATTGTGATATATTGTATTTTACCAGTACAGCAAACCCTCGCTATTTATTTTGTGGGGACACCGTACCAGACCGTACCAACTTTCAACTTTCACCCCTGGTGTAAACATGACATTTATGATAAAGTGTGACACATGGAGCAAATAGCCATTACCACACAGACTATCTACTGAATAAAATGGTGCTTGGTGTTGTGGTGTTAATCAGATAATTGAATTATTTAATGCTTTCTTATTGTTTCCTAAAAATAATCTACCAATGCTATTAGACCCATGATTCAGCCTTTTCCACAACGCGTTAATGATACATAATAGAATGTCACTTTGAACTTTAATATAATGTCATTTattggaaacaggagacaaagggctgtgagacaaaggcttaaggggcggcaggtaaacAAAGGGGAGGCAGGTAAacaaaggggcggcaggtagcggcAGGTAAacaaaggggcggcaggtaaacAAAGGGGCAGCAGGTAAAcaaaggggcagcaggtagcggCAGGTAAacaaaggggcggcaggtaaacaaaggggcggcaggtagtggCAGGGAAACaaagaggcggcaggtagctgcAGGTAAACAAAAGGGCGGCAGGTAAacaaaggggcggcaggtagctgcAGGTAAacaaaggggcggcaggtaaacaaaggggcggcaggtagcggcAGGTAAacaaaggggcggcaggtaaacaaaggggcagcaggtagcggCAGGTAAACAAAGGGCGGCAGGTAGCGGCAGGTAAacaaaggggcggcaggtaacaaaggggcggcaggtagcggcAGGTAAAcaaaggggaggcaggtagctgcAGGTAAacaaaggggcggcaggtaaacAAAAGGGGAGGCAGGTAAacaaaggggcggcaggtagcggcAGGTAAacaaaggggcggcaggtaaacaaaggggaggcaggtagctgcAGGTAAacaaaggggcggcaggtagcggcAGGTAAACAAAGGGGCGGAAGGTAGCGGCAGGGAAacaaaggggcggcaggtagcggcAGGTAAacaaaggggcggcaggtaaacaaaggggcggcaggtagcggcAGGGAAacaaaggggcggcaggtagctgcAGGTAAACAAAGGGGCGGCAAGTAAacaaaggggcggcaggtagcggcAGGTAAACAAAGGGGTAGCAGGTAAacaaaggggcggcaggtagcggcAGGTAAAcaaaggggaggcaggtagctgcAGGTAAACAAAGGGGCAGCAGGTAAacaaaggggcggcaggtagcggcAGGTAAacaaaggggcggcaggtagcggcAGGTAAAcaaaggggaggcaggtagctgcAGGTAAACAAAGGGGCAGCAGGTAAacaaaggggcggcaggtagcggcAGGTAAAcaaaggggcagcaggtagctgcAGGTAAacaaaggggcggcaggtagcggcAGGTAAacaaaggggcggcaggtagctgcAGGTAAAcaaaggggcagcaggtagctgcAGGTAAacaaaggggcggcaggtagcggcAGGTAAacaaaggggcggcaggtagctgcAGGTAAACAAAGCGGCGGCAGGTAGCTGCAGGTAAacaaaggggcggcaggtagctgcAGGTAAAcaaaggggcagcaggtagctgcAGGTAAacaaaggggcggcaggtagctgcAGGTAAACAAAGGGGCGGAAGGTAGCGGCAGCTAAACAAAGGGACGGCAGGTAGCGGCAGGTAAAcaaaggggaggcaggtagctgcAGGTAAacaaaggggcggcaggtagcggcAGGTAAacaaaggggcggcaggtagcaaAGGGGTTCGTTTGTTGGGCCAGGAActtaaaggttgctagattgagtccctgagctgacaaggtagaaatctgtcgttctgcccctgaacaaggcaaggtggcttgttcctaggccgtcattgtaattaagaattagttcttaactgacttgcctagttaaataaataaataatatcctAGACGCATGAAAAGGGGAATGTATGTGGAGGGTATGGGTCAACAGAAGATGAACAGCAGAatatagatgttgtggtggcagttagaggacgtcctccggaagttgtcacaattactgtgtaagtctatggaagggggtgagaaccatgagcctcccaggttttgtattgaagtcagtgtacccagaggacaggctactgtagaccttcattgcaaaacaataTGTTTTAATCAACTATTTGGTGAcgtatatttagtatagttttattgAAATAAGATAACTTTTtaaatggggggaggggggtgttggAACTGAGCACTGAAGCAGGCAGCGGAGTCACTTGAGTGAGGGGAGACAGAACAGCATGCTTGCACGTTGTGACAACTTTTTACCAGTTGTTGGTAGGCTATGTAAattgtcattatggagacacATATTTCCAACTCTTTTTCCATAAAACATAGGCTAACATGCTAGAACTGACACGCACCAAGACATAACCGGAGACAACAGGAAAACGACTTTAGGCGCTCTAGAGTGCATGAGATAAATTCGCTCTGAGGTAGTTTAAACAGCATTCTGATGTGGACTACTTATAGAAAAAAGGGTCTTACGCATGCTCAGGTCTTGGGTCTCGAGCGCAGCACGAGTGAAATCTTTAAATGGAAGTTATAGAACTCCCTAGCATGCATCCATTCCAGGAAAAAGTCCACAATGAAACTGATATTAAATGTAGAGAATGATACATTTGCATCTTCAGGCTACTGAAGCCTACCATGTTAtacaataaatatgttgaaatgacgatatcactggagtcattgcaaatcaatttgtgccacttgtgtagcctacctggaGCTGACAAATGGATttaatcagtggtggaaaaagtaggttccccaattgtcatacttgagtaaaagtaaagacaccttaatagaaaatgactaaagtaaaagtgaaagttatccagtaaaatactactacaGTAAAAGTTTGAAAGTATTttatattataatattttttatttatttaactaggcaagtcagttaagaacaaattcttatttacaatgacggcctacccaggcaTAGCCCGGATGAAGCTGGGCCGAATGaatgctgccctatgggactcaaaatcacagctggatgtgatacagcctggatttgaaccagggactgtagtgacacctcttgaactgagatgcagtgccttaaaccgctgcgctactcgggagccctaaatcataaatatacttaagtgtcaaaagtaaatgtaattgctaaaatatacttaagtgtcacgccctgatctgtttcacctgtccttgtgcttgtctccaccctctccaagtgtcacttattttccctggtgtatttattcctgtgttttctgtctctctgtgccagttcgttttgtttgtcaagtcaaccagcgttttgtttctcagctcctgctttcccAGTCTGTCTTTtcttgccctcctggttttgacccttgcctgttctgactttgagcccgcctgcctgacctcaAGTCTGCCTATCGTCTTGTACcatttggactctgacctggttttctgaacccctgcctgtcctgacctcgagcctgcctatagCCTGGTACTGGACTCtaacctggtttatgaactctcgcctgtacCCGACCTGCCTTTTGTCTACGCCTTTTGTcataataaatatcggagctcaaccatctgccgcatgtgtctgcatttgggtctcttaaacaacttcttatggctgcaggggcagtattgagtagcttggatgaaaggtgcccaaagtcaacggcctgctcctcagtcccagttgctaatatatgcatattattagtagtatcggatagaaaacactctgaggtttcaaaaactgtttgaatgatgtctgtgagtataacagaactcctaTGGCAGACCTGAGAAGatatccaaacaggaagtggaaaatctgaggttggtcgattttcaacccagaccctattgaatacacagtgggatatggataaagttgcacttcccaGGGCTTCCAcgagatgtcaaccgtctttggAAAcgtgaatgaggcttctactttgttgtggagccggatgggagctctttgagtaagtggtctggcagagagccaggtcctggtcacacgcatttcacatgatagcgacctggtttccatggcttctctacagacataggaattctccggttggaactttattgaagatttatgataacaacatcctaaagattgattctatatttagtttgacaagtttcctcgacctgtaatataactttttgatgtTTTTGTCCGACGTTTGGATGGACCTGCaagagcgtttggatttgtgtactaaacgtgctaacaaaagtagctacttggacataaataatagacattatcgaacaaatcaagcatttattgtggaactaggattcctgggagtgcattctgatgaagatcgtcaaaggtaagggaatatttataatgtgatttctgatttctgttgactccaacatggcggataattgtatttattttctgagcaccgtactcagattattgcatggtttgcatttttttttaaaaatctgacacagcggttgcattaagaagaggtatatctatatttacatgtctaacaattgtatttatcaacatttataatgagtatttctgtaaaatgatgtggctctctgcaatatcaccggatgtttttggaactagtgaacgtaacgcgccaatgtatactgagatttttttatataaatatgaacattatcaaacaaaacatacatgtattgtgtaacatgaagtcctatgagtgtcatctgatgaagatcatcaaagtgtagtgattaattctatctctatttctgctttttgtgactcctctctttggctggaaaaatggctgggtttttctgtgagttggtggtcacctaacataatcgtttgtggtgcgtTCGCTGTAAAGcttatttgaaatcggacactgttgtgggattaacaacaatatTACCTTTAAAactgtataaaatacatgtatgtttgaggaattttaattatgagatttctgttgttttgaatttggcgccctgcactttcactggctgttgtcatcccgccagatcagaggcaatagggatgaccagggatgttctcttgattagtgcgtgaattggaccatgttcctgtcctgctaagctttcaaaatgtaatgagtactttagggtgtcaggtaaaatttatggagtaaaaagtacattattttctttaggaatgtagtaaaagttgtcaaaaatataaatagtaaagtacagatccccccccaaaaaaacgacttaagtagtacttaagtagtacaaAGTATGATTACAATCATAAACCCAGATTTTAGTCAGTAAAGTGttaataatgggatatgtaggagggtgagccggtcaaggatcgattcagacaaggtggtctattgtatgacaagtgacagtttaattatgagtaaagatatctggtacaacgtatacgggcccatttcattcggttcttaaggaaccagcagaaaagagcgcagataacagagtgcacatgtctcatatacagaacagaaagtaggttgattctagaagatcgggtcttcgggttggttcaggctgaggtgtagtcttcttggattggccctgttgggccgtccgtcatccctctgagtcttgttctttgtcacacaatgttcagctaaaaaggagattaggtgtgtgcgctggtttctgcaagtcaaggctgtctcttcctcccaatgtgtgggtgtatgtcttatctgtgtgtcctcggcagttagtgtgtgtaatgtgtgtgtgctgtgtgtgtgggtgtgggagctatcctgtatgggacctaacatgttttactgtgaaaatacgttgtctcagttatagcaatgtaatagcagtaggctggtcacctgcataagaaatagcacttccttacaaatccctctcttcacgtctccccagagacgtgacacaacctaactagatccagacacaaaaagaaaacttttcccagaaggaaaagttttgtgattccctctcttcacatctcctaagagatgtgacataaactaggctaacaattacaaagttgaaaataccttcatgttctccattcgatcccactatgtactagattggctaccagccacctaggaacttgcaaccctcatgtcaaaagagaacaacagctcattgaaaaacagaacaaaagaaaatgatgtgaaatttaagcccccctttttgacacccactagggtgtcactcattatcccttatttcagcagtcatagcatttcatgaaaagaaaaaaacaaaacctAGTTGGCACTCTCAACCTCATCCTCAAATTCGGGCAGGTCATTAGCAAGCAGAGGAAACATCTGGGAAAGGGGGGAAGGGTCAATAGCTCTAGAGATAACCCTAGTGGTAAGGGAACGGATACATGGAATGCAACAGCATCCACAGAGAACCAAAATGGCCGCGAACACCGAAATGGAGACCAAAATGGAGGAGACCAGGGTTTTATATTTACCAAAGGCACTCATCCAGGAGTCCCACATTGAGGTATCAATCCCAGAATGAGATTTCATTTTACCATTAAGAGTCCTCAAACCTTCTAGGGCTATGGTCAAGCTACCATCGGAGGCTGTGTTATTAGGGATGAAAGTACAACACTGTTCACCAAACATAGTGCAAGCTCCACCTTTCTCTGCCGGTAGCATATCCACTGCAATGCGATTCTGGAATGTATTCTATCCACATTTTTATTAACAGTGCACCACCAACAAATGGAGGACTCAAACCCAGCTGCCACCTGATCCACCAACTTGTACTCGTCAGGAACTCCCCTTGGGACTCCAATGGCGTCTATGTACGTCGGATCACCACTAGATGGGGTGGTGGCACGCCTGGAACGTCCCCTGGATATTCAGGGTTCACCCTCTGGACCCTAAGGATGAGGTCTCCAGCCTCTGTAGGGTAGATAGAAACAGGCAAAAGGAGAGTAACAAGTGCACAGCTTCCAGTAGTATTGGAGGGTAATTTATCAAACAGGACAGTGTTGCCACACCACCACCTCACATCTGCTCTGGATATTGGACTGAAACTCCCAACAATGTTGATTGTATCCAGACACCAATTCCCAGGAACCTGTCCCACATTAGTACCGCCTCCCGTCATTTTGACACAGGTGAAATGTGCCCTGGCAACCTTGTTGGAAAACAATGGTTTCCTAGCAGTAGATTTAGTCATGGGATAGACAGCATCCCAGGCAGAGCAATTACAACTGGGGTTATCCGTAGTCATTAATGGGATTAAACATGTTAGAGTCACATCTGTAACAGACTTCTTAAAACACGGTATGAtgcaagcagcacaacacatcaataataaAAATACAAGAATTAGGGTCAGAAATCCAGTAACCACCATACCAGTGTACTTACCAAACCAGGCTCCCAACCAAAAGAACAGTCCAGACTCCTCCACCCCCGCCATGGTCCTCATCTCAGCAGATAGTGCACCAAGCCCATTAAAGGCCTTAGCTATACCACCATCTGGAGTGGTGTTATTAGGAATATACGTGCAACATTGTTCACCGAACATCTTGCAGACTGTCTGGCAACCCTAGATGTGGCCTCAAGctgttcagacagaccagtgaGTGCATCACGGGGGTAATTCACAAAACGCTGTTGATTATAGTAGATATAACTGATCCATGCAGTCTGTCTAGCATCCACTATGGCTGGACCTATAATAGGTAGTAAGTGCCAGAGTCCATCATTCCTACCCAAGGCCTGAAACTCATGAGGAACCCCCATTGGCACTCTCAACAGGTTAGT
The genomic region above belongs to Oncorhynchus mykiss isolate Arlee chromosome 6, USDA_OmykA_1.1, whole genome shotgun sequence and contains:
- the LOC110526235 gene encoding adhesion G-protein coupled receptor G5 isoform X2, whose product is MKTSYLFIIFICIPATLRTNDNLPNCKDALRDCLRTEVVWTRCYEDRIAICIPMTRMAIPNFYRWSVNSSNQAEESTNSGHRVHIPAHALQRSKRNDSISTDYVQITMAVLNSSLFKTERGTCVFWKDSENKNGEGDWSSEGCITTLIHGEFVCSCNHLSFFAVLVNSNLSVDPVNAANLGYISYIGSSFSVVFTTVTLVMYTCLRKGHSEQSISIHVQLTGALLFLHLSYLLSEWWVWHEADGAEGHVCLAFGLILHWALLSTFTWLAIEGFHLYMLLVRVFNIYVRKYLLKLSLVGWGIPTATVMACRFSGVYGIHSFYMTGANNGSSTDICWISSATDSPGVVVSYITVSGYLGLVFLFNTAILSVVVVKLWGQRGKGRMWKDWATVLGLSCVLGVPWGLAFCTYGPLSLPGLYLFSIFNCFQGVFLFLWFLALSRKGRPEHSSVKDSSSQKMMETNFN
- the LOC110526235 gene encoding adhesion G-protein coupled receptor G5 isoform X1; this translates as MKTSYLFIIFICIPATLRTNDNLPNCKDALRDCLRTEVVWTRCYEDRIAICIPMTRMAIPNFYRWSVNSSNQAEESTNSGHRVHIPAHALQRSKRNDSISTDYVQITMAVLNSSLFKLSPVQGSRSGEVLGQSVLAVRVGDHSVSDLDQPVRIAFRNTNVTERGTCVFWKDSENKNGEGDWSSEGCITTLIHGEFVCSCNHLSFFAVLVNSNLSVDPVNAANLGYISYIGSSFSVVFTTVTLVMYTCLRKGHSEQSISIHVQLTGALLFLHLSYLLSEWWVWHEADGAEGHVCLAFGLILHWALLSTFTWLAIEGFHLYMLLVRVFNIYVRKYLLKLSLVGWGIPTATVMACRFSGVYGIHSFYMTGANNGSSTDICWISSATDSPGVVVSYITVSGYLGLVFLFNTAILSVVVVKLWGQRGKGRMWKDWATVLGLSCVLGVPWGLAFCTYGPLSLPGLYLFSIFNCFQGVFLFLWFLALSRKGRPEHSSVKDSSSQKMMETNFN